The segment TTTGGAGTATGGCATATCCCTCACGTAAAGTAGAATCACAATTTAAGTAATTTTTGTACGCCTAAATAACAGAGTTCATATTTAGAAATAGAAAACGAAAACAAAAAGTAACATCCACAAACTTTCATTAAATTTCGTAAATTTGATGATTCATGATAGTAATTGAATAATTACCTTCTAATGTGCGGAGAATATAGTAAATTAAAAGTGATGTTGCTTTTGATCATAATACACACCTGATTTGAGAGCGTTGGCGGTGAATTCAAGCGCTTCTCGCTTTTTGATTTCGGATTTGCAGCTTGATTGAAGAGATTGAATCTTAACGATTCCCTCGCAGAAATCCTACGTAACACGATGATGAAATTTAGGTTATGATAAGCTGTGAATCGATTTGAtccgaaaaaaaaaaattacaaggtGAAGATTAAACGTAGTAAGTACATTGTGTATCTCATCGAAATCGGATAGAAGTGACTCCAATGCTTCATCAGTTGCCGCCATCTTGAAACTACCTCCTCTTCTTGGGTTCTTCTTACCGTTTGGTTTGTTTTCAATTTTCAAAGAACCAGGGAAAAAGGGAGGGTAACGCAACGTTGGGTGTTAATTGAATGTATTTTGCACTGCTATTTTGGATTTTGATTTTGGATTCATAATACGGACGTATGCTGCAGGTTATGATTTCTTGGAGCTTTTATTAAATCTCCGCTCTAATAAATGAATCTAtcataaatgaaaatatttttttattttaccatttcttaagtttttatttattttgaattaactttctttcaaaaaaatcattttatgagttttttattttattaaattttaaataatattttaatgtaataattgtaataaatataataataaatggatataaatttcattaatgaacttcttttttaattttaaaattcttaaaattaaagctcattagtttattttatttatttaaattatttttttaaatttaaatgattcataattttttttattttcttataaatttaaagttttcaaatatttatacttctatatctattttttttaaattaactcattTAAACATAAGTTTCACAACTAGTTAGCATAATATTACATAAACTAAGTTTAAACCTATTCAAATATTTGAATAGAGAAAACCAATATTTGCAaagaaaaaattttaaatttacaaATTTAAAGTTTTGCAAGtaaatttataattttgttttaaaataaatatacatattGTTATTAATATTGATTACTTTTTGTAAGTTCAGATATTTGGTAGAGTAAATTATATGAATCGTCGCTTGCTTGCAGGTGTCAAAATAAAtgtttagtttttattttcaaaaattaattcgGACCATCTCTGGTTTGTTTAAAAATTACACACTTCATCTTTCCAGACATATTTTAATTTTctcttatttgtttattatttttagattaataaaaaaaagaaaaaaaatatgtccACCCTCCCCTTTTCTTTCCCAAGTTTGTTTTGTTCTTCATAACTTTTCAACTACAACCAAAAATCACCGCCACCACCGTATATTCATACCTAGAAACTTGTAAAAAGTAAATCACATAATCAAATTACAATTTAGAACTGTTTCTACCGaccaatttttaaaatttatacttTTAGCCCTTTTATTTAACAtagattttcatttttttattcttGTCAGTTTAAAAAAATTACTTTTACTCCCTATTTATATATATCTATGTTTTTTATAAACCAATTTCTATTTTAacctaaaaatatttttctttcaagccaatatatatatatatatatatatatatatatatatatatatatatatatatatatatataattcatcaACTCTTCAAACTATATACAACGCATACCAAAAAATTCGGAGGACGAAGAGTGCAGGTAAGACTAAAATGCAAGTTCTGCTCTCTTGGCTGAAAGATAATGCTTATATTTATGAGAGTTGTGCAAATACATTAACGAATGAGCTAGAAGATTTGTTTTCTGCCCACCCACTTTCAGTTAAATTATGACATGGATTTCCACACGCGATGTTGATAGACACAACATATAAAACAAATAGGTATGATATGTTAGAGAAAAAGGGGATGAATAGATTGCCTGGAATCTCTGAAAGTCGTGATTCACTATCAAATTGAAGTATTTCGATGGTACAGATCGAACACTCAATTGGATAAAATTCAGAGAATGAAATATGAGAATGTATATGAAAATGTTCTTTAAGATGTACcagaaaaatgaccaaaaaacGGATATATAATTcctgtctgaaaactgtcaacCGACAGTTACAAACTGTCATAAAACTACCAAACTGTCATTAAACGGATCTCAAGGAAAAAAGGGTCAACTTTcgatcccagccaggggctctgccccttggaccccgccaggggcgctgctcccggacccccgttcgtttaggGACTTCGCCcttaaataacaatgtactttgaatcttgaaaaaCTTGAACAAGTATGCACTCTTACACCATCCTAACTTGTTTAATATTCAACAATatcacttttggtcaacaaaaTTTAATCCTATTACCCTTAAATAATAATTTGATGACATAAAATCACCAACAACCCTCCCCATTTAAGTGTAATCCTTATTAAACTTaaaacaaacacaaacaacaacaaactgatgcataaatgaaatgTCGTAAACGATTGAatttcatattagtatattacTCAATCTAAATATTCGAATATCAGGGTGTCTCTAAGGATCGAACCCTTTCTATTCAAagtgaatacatgaagataatacACAAACCAGTTTACATTCTCATAATTTCtaacttgacactatattttactagcttgtgtcccatccttcaataagcatatcaaagccAAGTCCCAACTTTTTGAAGCAGCTAAACTTCATTCTTATATAAGTAGTTCTTTTATTCTTGCACCTGCAAATGCAATTTTTCGAAGAACTATTAAGAAATAAATTTTCAACCTCCTTAACTTGCAGTACTGAACACATAccttaggatgatcataaaattgtgttccaatcttcaagtatcaagctttccacattgaattcaacatctAATATTGCATTAGATGGTAATTGGGTATCTTAATATAAAAGATTTTAAGTGGACTTTAAACCCATCCCTATAGCCGCCTTGTGCACAAGATCTCTTGCTAACCCTTTGGTTAGATGATCGGCTAAATTCAACTGAGTTCTTACAAACTCCACAGATATCACACCAGTCATGATTAGCTCATGAatcatgctatgtctaacacctaaatgtctagactttccattgtacacttgactataagccttagccaaggttgcggcactatcacatctgatagaaatggtagatatcggtttgggccacaatggaatttcataaatcaaattccttaaccactcagcTTCTTTACCAATAGTAGACAATGCAACAAACTCAGACTCCATGGTTGAGTTAGTAATacaagtttgtttcttagatgcccaagaaatgacacctcctccaagaagaaacacccaaccactTGTAGAGGAGTGATCCTCTAAGTTGTTAATCTAGCTGGCATCTGAATAACCTTCCAAAACAGAAGGATATCCACTATAAGTTAAACTATAATTAATGGTCCCTTTCAAGTACTTGAATACTCTACTCACAACTTGCCAATGATGTGAACTATgattactagtatatctactaagCCTTCCCACAGCATATGCTATATCAGGCCTAGTACTAATCATGGCATACATTAGACAACCAATAGCCCTAGAATATTCAAGTTGAGATACTGAAGATCCTTTATTTGGCAAAAGCTTGAGACTAGGATCTATAGGAGTGCTAACAGGAGAAAAattctcaaagttaaactttttcaatatcttctcaatgtaatgagattgagaaattgaaatcccattgtttccttgtttaattcttataccaagaattacctcagcctcccccaggtctttcatttcaaaactggatgataagaatttcttggttttattaacttcttctaaatcagtaccaaaaattaacatatcatccacatataaacaaatcatgactcctttactagaagtatcaaatttgctatatacacacttgtcagcttggtttaatgtaaaaccattagacaagacaacatcatcaaacttttgatgccattgttttggtgcttgtttcaaaccatataatgatttcttcaacttgcacactttgtgttcatttccaggcatcacaaacccttcaggttgtttcatgtatatttcctcatccaagtcaccattcaagaatgcaattttcacatccatttggtgaatcacaagattatgtatagctgcaagagctaataataatctaatagtagaaattctggcaacaggagcataagtatcaaagaaatcaaggccttccttttgtctaaagccttggataaccaatctggctttatacttatcaattatgccatccaccttcatttttATTTTGATGATCCATTTACATCCTAATGCCTTGCAACCAGGAGGTAAATTAGCCAATACCCAAATATTGTTATGCAtaatagaatcaatctcatcatgaattgcctctttctagaaatgaacatccctagaagccatagcttcactgaaagtctttggatcctcttcaatattaaaacaatattgatgttgagaaatagtttcattccttgttccttcaactaaatatagttgaaaatcagatccaaaagacttagcttttctagctCTGGTGCTTTTCCTAGGTTCAGGTACAGAAGTTGCACCACCAGAAACATCTTCATCTTGAGTAATAATCTTGTTGGAAGATTGATGAATCATGTCCCTTGGTCTAGGTATAgatgtaaatctttcttcatcaaaGATAGCATCTCTTGACTCTATCACTGTGTTTATAGACACAGAgtcattagattctaaaacatagaatctataAGCTTTGGAATGCTCAacatatccaataaagatacaatctatacctctctcacccaatgttttccttttgggttcagtgagccttacaacttgctctacaaccccaaattttgagataactcaaatttggtacCTTTTTACACCAAAGTTCATAAGGAGTATTCTTACTCCTTTTATTTGGAGTTCTATTCAAGATGTAACATGCAGTTAACATTGCCTCACCCCAAAACCCTTCACTTAAACCAGAATATGACAACATGGAATTAACCATTTCTTTTAAAGTCCTATTCTtcctttcagctacaccattttgttgtggtgtatatggagctgtggtttgatgtattattccagttgattcaaaataaactggatcataatactcaccacctctatcagtacgcaatacttttattaattcatttttatgaagctcaacttgttgtttataaattttaaatttatcaagtgcttcatccttagaatgtagcaaatagatataaaaatatctaaatgcatcatcaataaaagtaacaacatacttcttgtttccaagggaaggtgttgcatggaaatcacataaatcactatgtataagatccaacaccttgctttccctaacaacatctttgaaaggttgtctagtgattttagttagcatgcatgttttacatttttcattattttgcatattaaaagcaggaattaaactcattttagacatgtcttttaatctcttgtaattaatgtgtcctagtctagcatgccatTATTTAGATTTATGAAAATTATTGCTAGTATTACTAGAAGCCATGCAAACAGAATTATCACTAGaaggataattaatattaagtctaatcattccattacatatatagccaaatcccataaaagaaccatgtcttgacaaGATATACTTGTCACTTTCTAACACTTGTTTGTAACCAGAATTATTTAATACGATTTCAGACACGAGATTCTTACGAATCCctggaacatataaaacattgttcaaacACAAAAATTTCCCAGAAGTAAAAGTAAGTAAAACAGATCCTATGCCCTTAATTGGTTCAGTTGCAACATTTCCCATCTTCACAACAGATCCATCTTCAATTGGTTGAAAGTCCTTGAACCAATATAGATCTTTGCAAACATGACTTGTTGCTCCTGAATCAACCCACCATGCAACTTTATCATCCTACACATAAAATGCTTCAGAAATCACAGAAATATAATTCTGAATATATTTAGAATTCTGCAATGAAACAGATATCTGACCTTGTTGCTTTTCTGGATCCTTGGATCCACTTGGTCCAGCACCATCCTTATTCACTTTGCGAAGACgacaatctttcttgaaatgACCCGGTTTGTTACAATTCCAACAAATCAACTTAGCCTTTGTTGGAAGACTtgtcatcctttcctttaaacttcctttttccaTTAGACTTCTTGGGATTCTTTGAACTTTCTCCTTCCACCATGTTCACAGAAGAGGAACCAACTTGGTTCTTGCCTTTAAGATTGTTATCAGGTTCTTGAGTCCTTAACGACTCTTCAATCCGTAAATGACTTCCAAGTTGATTCAAAGTTAATTCCTCTTTGTTATGTTTTAGATTATGTTTAAAATCTTTCCAGGAAGGGGGCAGTTTGTCAATTATCACAGCCACAACAATGGCTTCATCCATTTTCAGATTGTGTTGAGCAAACTGTCCTAGGATCTTTAACATTTCATGGAATTGTTCCATAACAGGCCTGGATTCAATCATCTtgtaacccataaagttactaacaagaaacttcttgctagaagcatcttcaaccatgtatttggattcaagagaatcccAAAGTTCTTTTGCGGATTCGAAATTTTGATAGATATCAAAAAGAGAGTCAGACGTACCATTGAGAATATGACCACGAcatatgtaatcatcattttcccaCTTTGATCTCCTTTTTGTTGCCTCCAAAGGTTCATCTTCAACAGATTCTGGTAAGACTGACATGGGTGTACTCAGAACATACACCACTTTCAGAGTGGTAAGGAGAAAGTGCATCTTCTTCTGCCATCTACGGAAATCTTGCCCTTCAAACTTGTTCAATTTGTCAAAATTGCTTGTCATATCCTTCATAGAATCACCACTTGCCATGATTACAAAATACTTCAA is part of the Lactuca sativa cultivar Salinas chromosome 7, Lsat_Salinas_v11, whole genome shotgun sequence genome and harbors:
- the LOC128127281 gene encoding uncharacterized protein LOC128127281, with the translated sequence MASGDSMKDMTSNFDKLNKFEGQDFRRWQKKMHFLLTTLKVVYVLSTPMSVLPESVEDEPLEATKRRSKWENDDYICRGHILNGTPVMEQFHEMLKILGQFAQHNLKMDEAIVVAVIIDKLPPSWKDFKHNLKHNKEELTLNQLGSHLRIEESLRTQEPDNNLKGKNQVGSSSVNMVEGESSKNPKKSNGKRKFKGKDDKSSNKG